The genomic segment ATCCCTGAAGCACTGTGAAAAATTGTgtcgttaaataacagtaatttactggcagcaggggtgccagtaaagtactgttaatttacagctttcaaccattaatttaccactctattttttttacagtattttaccgtaaattctaccatggaaattaactccactcccactgcttcaaacagttttagtttaaaaactagcattcctacaatgttagtactatgaacttatttcatttgagtccactgagaaggaatatttcttaatataaaactgcaaacattTTATGTGTAGTAGTAAAGTAACTAAatgcatgacttttactcaaatcactgcagttcattgtcagctatagcacacatgtatgtgctgaagtactttttttttttttcatttattccaGGCAATGGCACAAAAAGTACAAGGTAGACAAATATAGTTAAATCATATAGtgcaaggaaaacaaaaaacaaaacaaaaaacaaaatatacagtattcaaATATGACGATCGAATTCTGCCTGAAAGGGAGTGGGAAGAAGACAACTTATTTAATCCCACCCCAGTTCCACATTTAGTGATTAATAATTGAgcttcattattattttgctcatagattatttacaaatatatcatGGTGGCGTTTACCACAAGTAAcaagtaattattataataacagtttATACCAACAATGTAATAGGAATAAGCAATGCCAACAATggtaatggacaatataccaacgatggtaatggacaatataccaatgatggtaatggacaatataccaaAACACTGAGCACATGTTAACGCTATGAGACAGAGTACAACATAAATTTaactacaatataatataaataaacaatggcAACAATTgtaatggacaatataccaacgatggtaatggacaatataccaaCCATGGTAAGGAAACACTGAGCAGATGTTCACACTATGAGACAGAATACAACAGCACTTTAAATTAAAGACCTTCATCCCTGTATTTTAACCAGACCCAATGTTTATATAACAGTTTAAATTGATAAATAGTTCGGCATTGCTTTTGTTGCAAGTCCAGTTTGTTCCAGAGTTTCActccacatacagacacacaataATATTTACGAGTGGTTTGGGCTCTCGgtaatgaaaaatgtccaaaacctCTCAAGTTATGAGCTCGCACAGGAGTTGTAAAAAAACGTTGTAAGTTAGGcagtaataatttaattaatttaataatttaataatttaataaacttaacacagagatcaccactgtatcagtgactccacatttactgcctttatatacaGCAGCAAAAGATCAGAATTTGAGGCTCATCATTGACTCAAGCACAGGCTCTATtttccagcacaatggtgaacaacaaaactacattaaactaacagatctctcttgtgcaaacacacatgaatacagtcaagttcagtatttactctcattatcagtgtatgactttgcataattttttttctatggatgttcacaaatattttagttaaattaacttttttttttttttttggtaaatctgacatttacattttacagtatattactgtttttcgttgacttaacggcaacaaactgtagaaaaacactttttttgttggcaaccattaatttacgacaacaaactgtagaaaaacagttatttactggcagcaggggtgccagtaaataactgtttttctacagtttgtttcctgtaaattaattaaaatttattactaaaaaattatttagaattcAGTGATGGTTtagttaaaccaaacatttattacTCAATCAAGGACTGAGTAATAGTGTcttaaaggtgacatatcatgaaaataTTGACTTTTCCAGGTTTTAATTGCTAGAATCAGGTCATGGTGCATCTACCAACCAAGGATACTTGAAAAAGATTAACCCAGTAACTAGGGCCATAGATGGGGTTGGCGGGGACCccgtgcaggttgtaccagtgggccctgtttgaaactttaaatttgtttaatttgtatgttcattctgtttatttatttgtgctatttacacaatgtttacgtttttttcaagtttgtaggtgtccaggtacagaaaccgaattaTCAAATTAAAGATAGCACTGCATGgtcttctgtaaaaatgaaatatacagtcaaaacaaaatgtattcagacaccttcaacatttctcaaattatcacagtttatttgatATACTTTAGTATATTAGGCGCGAGACACCAGAGACCTATATTACATAATGTTaaaaggggcataatatgtctcctttaaattttttattttttttgcactttttcttCCTTGTAGGttactagaaaaaaataaaatgaataatatatggAAACCGTCAACAACAACTTGTATCCGAAGCACttgtgaaaaatgaaaaaaacctattacatatgtaatatatatatttcatcaaaTGTGAGATACAAATAATTATAGAGAAATTATAGAgtaattttatgtaatttcttaAATAAGcttcattttattgtttattgcacactgtttttctttcttgtaaAAAAGTTGACAATTTTCTGTCTTATTTCCTTGGTTTTAAACCCATAAACAAGTGGATTCACAATTGGAGGAAATATGAGAGCAGATATAGAAAACACCCTGCGTAGGTGAGCTGGAACACTTTCAGACCGATGTGCAATAAGAGGGAAAAAAGTGTTGAACTCCAAGAACAGGAAGACCACTAAATGAGTGCCACATGTCTGAAGTGCCTTAATCTTTGCATCCGTCTGCTTATTGGTAACACAAGTGAttaatatatgaatgtatgtgAATGCAACAACTGAAAGCGAAATACAGTGGTATGAACATAAAATGAACAATCCATAGATGTTGTTCACGGTTGTGTCTTCACACATGATTTTCATTAAAGATGGGTTATAGCAGACAAGCTCTGCCATGTATGTCTGGCAAATCTTGTATGGCATTAGAAGACAGAAAagtacaaatattataataaaattaatgagCCACATAACAGTTATGATTCTTACTAAGTTACTAGGAGTCATAATGGCTCCATATCGCAGTGGGAAGCAGATAGCGATATACCTGTCAAAGGCCATAGCGGTTAGAATGAGATGAGATGCACCACCATACAGATGTATAATAAAGCCTTGAAACAAACATGCAGGATAGGATATTGATCTGTCCTGAGACCATATACTATGCAGCAGTTGAGGAAAAAGGCTTGTAGCACCCATTGTGTCATTGATAGGCAGGTTAAGCAAGAGTATATACATTGGTTTATGAAGATTCCTGTTTTCACAAATGGTGACAACAATTGTAAGATTGCAGAGTAAGATAGTCAAGTATGTTGCTGTTCCAGCTATGAATGCAGGGTAAATGCTTGCCTGAGGCAGTTCCAAAGAGTGCAAAGTCAGCATCACTGAGAAGACAGATCCATTTGGATACATGATGAATGCATGTATGACCTTGAAGCATAAAAACCAGTATAGCCAAGCTAATAATGattgtttacattatttaaatctcATTAGAACTTTCAGAGTTTTGTTGCTTTCCAAAATAGACATACATCATCCTTTTATTGTGGCATATCCAGAATCATTGTTCTTACAGCCTGAGGGGAAGAGCAAGAATACTATCAATAGCATGTTAAATCCTCCATAAAGCCttcaaatacaaacaataaaacattacagAATATATCAGACAGATGTTGTAGTATGTTAGCAGATTAATGATCCAAATTACTTTGAAGTAGCtaccttttaaaaatattaaaatttacatcCAATTTAATATCTCATAACTGTAACTTTCTAATCTTATATGGCTAAGAAAAAAACAGTACATTAAATATTTAGCCAGCTTAAGTGATCATCTTTCACTGCAGCTGAAAGCATTGTGTTGTGGTCAACTGTAGTCATCTGATTTATACTGATGGACCGCGCTGGGAGGAAAAGTCTTTGTTTACTTTGGGTTAACCATGGGAATTGGTGGCGTTATGCATCATGTGCACATTACATTCAAATcttgaataaaacaaatgtcaTTCTCTTTTTTGCATGGGAAATCATACTTTTGAGTTGCTTTACCATGAGAGTATGAAGACTATTTATGTTACCACAATCCCTCCTGAAAATACCAGTTTAGACCAGAAAGGagggatgatgggaaatgtagttctaTGGTGACTGGACTGGTGATTGAGGATTGTGACAGAGATTGTGACAGGAGATTATGACAGAGGGAACTATTCCTTCAAAGGTCCCATATCTTCAAAGTTGAAATTTCCTGGATTTTGTCATGATAACTGATGTCTATGGGCTATTTAactaacatatacatttaaaaacaatcagTCCACAGTAGCAGTGATTTTTCACAAACCGTTGAGACTTCCCTAAAAAGTTGACGTCAGAACTACACAGTCAATTCCTTCAGTCACTACTCCGAGCATCGCCCACCATCCCACTCTCCTTTTTTCAACCCACTGGACAACATCGCATCCATGCCATTGCTGAGCATTGAGCAACAACACCACTGAAACATGTCGAAAAGGTTAACTTTAACCACAAATCCAGATCAGCCGACCTGTAAAGTTACACTCTCACTCAAAAGATGGGaggtatataattattttatgtattttatacaattttatacTTTTGTTGTCAGAGTTTCTATACTACAAATCAAGAAacctaatcatttacaaaacataactgtgtgttcataaatgattaataagtgatatgttaatatttttatctatgttttGTAGAATGAGTTGTAAATCATTTACAAGTGATTAGATGATGattaactaatcatttacaaaacatgactatacgTTCACAAATGATTAAGTAATATGCTAAAAATACTCCATGTGTCAGAGAAGACATCTGTCTACACCTTCACCAGTCAGCCCTTACATTGCAGTACACACTACAAAGTATTCAAAACCTGCTGtgtaaatgtatgaataaatgatttacaaagctttctgcatcaTCTAATCTgaagtgtaaactactcatcagttgtaaatgttttactcATCATTTGTAGTACTTTCCCCCtagtgtgtacacacacacaacctgtaaCTGGCAGgattgtaaaacatttacatctgatgagtagtttacactttaaaATAGGGGATGCAGAAAGTGTGTTTTGAAAGCTGTCTTGGAAGAGAGCACTTTCAAAACCTAAAGCCAAATTCAAAAGGAAGATTGTAGCCATCTTGCGATACATAAAAATTGACCAAAACTGTCACTTCCGGTGCTTGATTGTGCCTCGTCGGTGCTTCCTCTGGGCCAAcggcagtgttgtgcctgaacacGTTCTTTGAatgatagttcatgaactcgttcatattttgggcgaacgtgaactgaacgtgctgtattatTGCCTGATGAACGTTgctgtcaactcgttcattctggtgtctgtgaacggcacgctctcttaggttaacttcgttcaatagggtgccagatttctatagagccttccagtcgaaaacccggctaaaacacaccgtaaataggtcttaatatgtagcggaaaaactcccaatctggcaacaccagccaccagtgtcgcaccCGGTCGCACCGCCGTCCGCCGCATGTGTAACG from the Carassius gibelio isolate Cgi1373 ecotype wild population from Czech Republic chromosome A15, carGib1.2-hapl.c, whole genome shotgun sequence genome contains:
- the LOC128028619 gene encoding olfactory receptor 52J3-like, with translation MYPNGSVFSVMLTLHSLELPQASIYPAFIAGTATYLTILLCNLTIVVTICENRNLHKPMYILLLNLPINDTMGATSLFPQLLHSIWSQDRSISYPACLFQGFIIHLYGGASHLILTAMAFDRYIAICFPLRYGAIMTPSNLVRIITVMWLINFIIIFVLFCLLMPYKICQTYMAELVCYNPSLMKIMCEDTTVNNIYGLFILCSYHCISLSVVAFTYIHILITCVTNKQTDAKIKALQTCGTHLVVFLFLEFNTFFPLIAHRSESVPAHLRRVFSISALIFPPIVNPLVYGFKTKEIRQKIVNFFTRKKNSVQ